The Litchfieldia alkalitelluris genome has a window encoding:
- a CDS encoding beta-glucosidase family protein — translation MKYKELIAEMTLEEKASLMSGKDFWQTQDIERLGINSIFLADGPHGIRKQAVAADKLGLNAGRPATCYPTAATVANSWNTELGEKVGEYLGEEAIAQKVNVLLGPGVNMKRNPLCGRNFEYFSEDPYLAGKMAASYIRGIQSYGVAACVKHFAANNQEERRMSIDTIVDERTLREIYLTAFEIAVKEGKTKSIMSSYNRLNGTYTNENQHLMNEILRGEWGYKGVVITDWGGTNDRLAGLLAGNELEMPTTGGETDQEIVEAIKSGRINEEVLDECVDRLLDLIFTTEKPFRRPHVEFDVERHHRVSQKVAEESIVLLKNEGNILPLKFGKKVAVIGDFAKDARYQGAGSSIVNPTILDHTMDCFEESGIVSIGFEPGFERYGKKNQKKIDEACELAKKADVILLYLGLDEATEAEGLDRHSMKIPENQIELLDALHEVNQNIIVILSCGSAVEMPWISKVRGLLHGYLGGQAGARAILRVMSGDVNPSGKLAETYPLRYEDSPSFHHFPGNEASVEYREGLFIGYRYYDTADVNVLFPFGYGLSYTTFEYSDLQINKNSVSFRVTNTGDTAGMEIVQLYIGCHSKDIFRPKKELKGFEKIFINAGESKMVTIPFDEKTFRYFNVQTNQWEIEAAEYSIMIGSSSADIRLLGTLYKEGTGAPIPYEKEKLPTYYTGKTNKISEEEFETLLGRKVPVSTWDRSKPLGYNDIIAQCQYAKGGLARIGYYLIVFAHWYLRKVGRRDAANLIMMSIYHLPFRGIARMTGGVVNMPMVDGILMIANGHFFKGFSHFLRERRKLLKSRNPKSEVVG, via the coding sequence ATGAAATACAAAGAGTTAATTGCAGAAATGACGTTAGAAGAGAAAGCATCTTTAATGTCAGGAAAAGATTTTTGGCAAACTCAGGATATCGAACGTCTTGGTATTAATAGTATATTTCTTGCTGATGGACCGCATGGAATTAGAAAACAAGCAGTTGCTGCAGACAAACTGGGCCTAAATGCTGGGAGACCAGCCACTTGCTATCCAACAGCCGCAACTGTTGCAAATAGTTGGAACACTGAGCTGGGTGAAAAAGTTGGAGAGTATCTTGGAGAAGAAGCCATTGCACAAAAGGTTAATGTTCTGCTAGGGCCTGGCGTTAATATGAAGAGAAACCCTTTATGTGGTAGAAATTTTGAGTATTTTAGTGAAGATCCATATCTTGCTGGTAAGATGGCTGCAAGTTATATAAGAGGTATCCAGTCATATGGAGTAGCGGCTTGTGTAAAGCATTTTGCTGCTAACAACCAAGAGGAAAGACGGATGTCCATTGATACAATTGTTGATGAAAGAACGCTTCGGGAAATCTATCTTACTGCTTTTGAAATTGCTGTTAAGGAAGGTAAGACCAAATCAATAATGTCTTCCTATAATAGGCTAAATGGGACCTACACTAACGAAAACCAACATTTGATGAACGAGATTCTCCGCGGTGAATGGGGTTATAAAGGAGTAGTGATTACTGATTGGGGAGGAACTAATGATCGTCTAGCAGGCCTACTCGCTGGTAATGAGTTAGAGATGCCGACAACAGGAGGAGAAACTGATCAGGAAATTGTAGAAGCAATTAAATCTGGAAGAATCAATGAAGAGGTTTTAGATGAGTGTGTAGATCGATTACTTGATCTTATTTTTACAACAGAGAAGCCTTTTCGACGTCCTCATGTTGAATTTGATGTAGAAAGACATCACCGTGTATCACAGAAAGTTGCGGAAGAATCTATTGTACTACTTAAAAATGAAGGAAACATTTTACCTCTTAAATTTGGAAAAAAGGTTGCAGTAATCGGAGATTTTGCAAAAGATGCTCGTTATCAGGGCGCTGGTTCATCCATAGTAAATCCGACCATTTTAGATCATACCATGGATTGTTTTGAAGAATCAGGTATAGTTAGCATCGGATTTGAACCTGGTTTTGAACGATATGGAAAGAAAAATCAGAAAAAAATTGATGAAGCTTGTGAACTAGCAAAAAAAGCGGATGTTATTCTATTATATCTAGGTCTAGATGAGGCTACGGAGGCAGAAGGACTAGACAGGCATAGTATGAAAATCCCCGAGAACCAAATAGAATTATTAGACGCTTTACATGAAGTGAATCAGAATATTATTGTGATTCTATCTTGTGGCTCTGCAGTTGAAATGCCTTGGATTAGTAAAGTGCGAGGCTTGTTACATGGTTATTTAGGTGGACAAGCAGGAGCGAGGGCTATTCTTAGGGTTATGTCAGGTGATGTGAATCCATCAGGTAAACTTGCAGAAACTTATCCACTTCGTTATGAGGATTCACCATCATTTCACCATTTTCCAGGTAATGAAGCAAGTGTTGAATATCGAGAGGGATTATTTATTGGGTACCGATACTATGATACAGCAGATGTAAATGTTCTTTTCCCATTTGGGTATGGACTTAGTTATACAACATTTGAGTATTCTGATCTTCAAATTAACAAAAATAGCGTTTCATTTAGAGTAACAAATACTGGCGATACTGCTGGGATGGAGATTGTTCAATTATATATTGGGTGTCATTCTAAAGATATTTTTAGGCCAAAAAAGGAATTAAAAGGGTTTGAAAAAATCTTTATCAATGCAGGAGAGTCTAAAATGGTCACAATCCCTTTTGATGAAAAGACATTTCGCTACTTTAATGTTCAAACTAATCAGTGGGAAATCGAAGCAGCAGAATATAGCATTATGATTGGTTCATCGAGTGCAGATATTAGGTTATTAGGTACCCTTTATAAAGAAGGTACGGGGGCACCGATTCCTTATGAGAAAGAAAAGCTTCCTACGTATTACACGGGCAAAACGAATAAAATAAGTGAAGAAGAATTTGAAACGCTTCTAGGACGAAAAGTACCGGTTTCTACATGGGATCGTTCAAAGCCATTAGGTTACAACGATATTATTGCACAATGTCAGTATGCAAAGGGTGGATTAGCTAGAATTGGCTATTATTTAATTGTCTTTGCGCATTGGTACTTGAGAAAGGTGGGTAGGCGGGACGCTGCTAACCTTATCATGATGTCTATTTATCATCTACCTTTCAGAGGCATTGCAAGAATGACTGGTGGCGTGGTGAATATGCCTATGGTGGATGGGATATTAATGATTGCAAATGGTCACTTTTTTAAGGGTTTTAGCCATTTCCTAAGGGAAAGAAGGAAGCTGCTAAAAAGTCGCAATCCCAAGTCAGAAGTCGTTGGTTAA
- a CDS encoding glycoside hydrolase family 3 N-terminal domain-containing protein codes for MGNSEKTKMSKKKRNILISLSALFLLVAGVLVYGFVITSSGYWLIAKFKGDTEEQKLSYSSAVETIEKITDEGFVLMQNNDNFLPIATSEEEKAKINVFGTRSVVTLFNSGGSTATDVTNAIKLEDALQGSDGNFELNQDLLYLHYNFYKKGKVTIEETAAPKNRSDSEILGEATNLILPEVPKSAYEDTSLYNDGKTIIEHAKDFSDTAMVVVGRGGGEMQELSPNDLQLTTEEKDMVDVVSSNFENVVLVINSTNVMELGFLDEYPSIKSVIWIGFPGESGTKSLARILNGKVNPSGHLVDTWVSDVTSMPAAQNYMKLEEDGTFAEGFNHYTNAPKAVNPLTQKEEDIGYFTQMHEGIYVGYKFYETRHATDESYNYEDEVVFPFGHGLSYTSFEKEIVEMNVENDEVTVRVAVKNTGDVPGKDAIQIYYNPPYTGAIEKSTVNLVEFKKTNEIQPNETEIYSLTFNVEDMASYDYKENKAYVLEAGDYEVMLMDDAHTKLDSETYTLDNNIVYNADNEGRSTDLQVATNQFEDAHHIDDYLTREWNQNSRAFTGPQESDYIATQETLDAITYEVPTDKDLGLTADDMPKYGQELEKPIMLSDMVNVDYNDPKWDEFVSQLTLEELTNVSGTGAYQLLEIERLGVPRTLQPDGTMAIASNVYSGPIMGTEGVGVTYPSPGVTASTWNPDAGFLMGTSVGTEAQAFGYSGWFAPAMNIHRTPFNGRNFEYYSEDGVLSGKIAAQVVKGATEKGVITYIKHFALNEREHGVRSTLFTWSNEQAIREIYLKPFEIAVKEGGSLGVMSSFNYVGLKWAGGHEGLLNQVLRNEWGFKGLVVTDAHMYKHMNPMQMLYEGGDVSLDVMAIWMGGANNSKIWLDAANDPATQINTIKNLQRASKNTLYAVSRTWKMDGKE; via the coding sequence ATGGGGAATTCAGAAAAAACAAAGATGAGTAAGAAAAAAAGAAATATACTTATCTCCTTGAGTGCACTATTTCTTTTAGTGGCAGGAGTGCTTGTATACGGATTTGTGATAACGTCTTCAGGTTATTGGCTTATTGCAAAATTCAAGGGTGATACGGAAGAACAAAAACTTTCGTACTCTTCAGCTGTAGAGACAATAGAGAAGATTACTGATGAGGGATTTGTATTAATGCAGAACAACGACAACTTCCTCCCAATCGCAACTTCTGAAGAAGAAAAAGCGAAAATTAACGTTTTTGGAACAAGATCTGTCGTAACTTTATTTAACTCAGGTGGTTCAACAGCAACTGATGTTACAAATGCAATTAAACTTGAAGATGCTCTTCAAGGTAGTGATGGGAACTTTGAATTAAATCAAGACCTATTATACCTTCATTATAATTTCTATAAAAAAGGTAAGGTTACAATAGAAGAAACAGCGGCACCTAAAAATCGAAGTGATTCTGAAATTTTAGGGGAAGCTACAAACCTTATCCTTCCTGAAGTACCTAAAAGCGCATATGAAGATACATCATTATATAATGATGGAAAAACGATTATTGAACATGCAAAAGATTTCTCTGACACAGCGATGGTTGTAGTTGGCCGTGGTGGTGGAGAAATGCAAGAGTTAAGTCCGAACGACCTTCAACTTACAACAGAAGAAAAAGATATGGTTGATGTTGTTAGTTCGAACTTTGAAAATGTTGTTTTAGTCATTAATTCAACTAATGTAATGGAACTAGGATTTTTAGACGAATATCCTTCAATTAAAAGTGTTATCTGGATCGGATTCCCCGGGGAGTCTGGTACAAAGTCTTTAGCCAGAATTTTAAATGGTAAGGTAAATCCATCAGGTCACTTAGTAGATACATGGGTTTCGGATGTAACAAGTATGCCAGCAGCCCAAAACTATATGAAACTTGAAGAGGATGGTACCTTTGCAGAAGGCTTCAATCACTATACAAATGCACCTAAAGCGGTCAATCCTTTAACACAAAAAGAAGAAGATATAGGGTACTTTACTCAGATGCATGAAGGAATTTATGTAGGTTATAAATTCTATGAAACTCGTCATGCTACTGATGAAAGCTACAATTATGAAGATGAAGTTGTATTTCCTTTTGGTCATGGCCTAAGCTATACTTCTTTTGAGAAGGAAATAGTGGAAATGAATGTAGAAAATGATGAGGTTACTGTCCGTGTAGCTGTTAAGAACACGGGAGATGTGCCAGGTAAGGATGCTATCCAGATTTATTATAATCCTCCATATACGGGTGCAATTGAAAAATCAACAGTTAACCTTGTAGAATTTAAAAAGACAAACGAAATTCAGCCTAATGAAACGGAAATTTACTCTCTTACATTTAATGTAGAGGACATGGCATCTTACGATTATAAAGAAAACAAGGCGTATGTTCTTGAAGCTGGTGACTATGAGGTTATGCTTATGGATGATGCTCATACAAAACTTGACTCAGAAACATATACTTTAGACAACAATATCGTATATAACGCTGATAACGAAGGTAGATCTACAGATCTTCAAGTTGCTACTAACCAATTTGAGGATGCACATCATATTGATGATTATTTAACAAGAGAGTGGAATCAAAATAGTCGAGCATTTACAGGACCTCAAGAATCTGACTATATCGCAACACAGGAAACTCTTGATGCAATAACTTATGAAGTACCAACTGATAAAGACTTAGGTCTTACTGCAGACGATATGCCTAAATATGGACAAGAACTAGAAAAACCAATTATGCTTTCAGATATGGTGAATGTTGATTATAATGATCCAAAGTGGGATGAATTTGTTTCACAACTAACACTTGAAGAATTGACTAACGTCAGTGGTACAGGTGCATATCAACTGCTTGAGATTGAAAGACTTGGAGTACCAAGAACATTACAACCTGATGGTACGATGGCTATAGCTTCAAACGTATACTCTGGTCCTATTATGGGAACTGAAGGAGTAGGTGTTACGTATCCATCTCCTGGTGTAACTGCTTCTACATGGAATCCTGATGCAGGGTTTTTAATGGGAACAAGTGTTGGAACAGAAGCACAAGCATTTGGATATAGTGGATGGTTTGCTCCTGCAATGAATATTCATAGAACACCATTTAATGGTAGAAACTTCGAGTATTATAGTGAAGATGGCGTGCTTTCTGGTAAAATTGCCGCACAAGTGGTAAAGGGAGCTACTGAAAAGGGTGTAATCACTTATATTAAACACTTTGCTTTAAATGAACGTGAACATGGAGTTCGCTCAACACTCTTTACTTGGTCTAATGAACAGGCAATTCGAGAAATCTATCTTAAGCCGTTTGAAATTGCTGTTAAAGAAGGCGGCAGTCTTGGTGTGATGTCTTCGTTCAACTACGTTGGTTTAAAATGGGCAGGTGGACATGAAGGTCTACTAAATCAAGTTCTTAGAAATGAATGGGGCTTTAAAGGTTTAGTAGTAACTGATGCTCATATGTATAAACATATGAACCCTATGCAAATGCTTTATGAAGGTGGAGACGTTTCTCTAGATGTTATGGCAATATGGATGGGGGGAGCAAACAACAGTAAAATTTGGTTAGACGCAGCAAACGACCCTGCTACACAAATTAACACTATTAAGAACTTACAAAGAGCGAGTAAGAATACACTTTACGCTGTTTCACGTACTTGGAAAATGGATGGTAAAGAATAA
- the mgsA gene encoding methylglyoxal synthase yields the protein MKIALIAHDNKKQDLITFSKAYQPILSNHQLYATGTTGQRIMDSTGLSIHRFKSGPLGGDQQIGALIADNEMDLVIFFRDPLTAQPHEPDIIALLRLCDVYNIPLATNMGTAEVLIHGLKNGAFQWREI from the coding sequence ATGAAGATCGCATTAATTGCACATGATAACAAAAAGCAGGACTTAATTACTTTTTCAAAAGCATATCAACCGATATTGTCCAATCATCAACTATATGCCACTGGCACGACAGGTCAAAGAATTATGGACTCTACTGGTCTATCGATTCACCGCTTTAAATCTGGTCCTCTAGGTGGAGACCAGCAAATTGGAGCCTTGATTGCTGATAATGAAATGGATTTAGTTATTTTCTTTAGAGATCCACTTACTGCACAGCCTCATGAACCAGATATTATCGCCTTACTCCGCTTATGTGATGTATATAACATACCATTAGCGACTAATATGGGAACAGCTGAAGTGTTGATACACGGACTTAAAAATGGGGCATTTCAATGGCGTGAGATCTAA
- a CDS encoding glycosyltransferase family 2 protein, with amino-acid sequence MKLLSVVIPCYNSQDYMRYCIESLLPGGEDVELLIVNDGSVDKTAEIADEYATKYPAIVRAIHQENGGHGEAVNAGIRQATGLYFKVVDSDDWVDIRAYLKILNTLKELVVESKSVDMIISNFVYEKEGSTYKKVMKYDNVLPEGTIFTWDDIKQFRRGQYLLMHSVIYRTQLLWECGLELPKHTFYVDNLYVYTPFKHVKKIIYINVDFYRYFIGREDQSVQESIMIKRIDQQIKVNKMMIDHIDLDSITSPKLRNYMLRHLEIVTVVSAILLIRSGTAENLIKKKELWNYIKNRDLELYHDLRYGMMGRLINLPGRAGRSVSVGAYKITQKLVGFN; translated from the coding sequence ATGAAATTATTATCAGTAGTTATACCTTGTTATAATTCACAGGATTATATGAGATACTGCATTGAATCTCTACTACCAGGAGGGGAAGATGTTGAGTTACTGATAGTGAATGATGGCTCCGTTGATAAGACTGCGGAAATTGCAGACGAGTATGCAACTAAATATCCGGCTATCGTAAGGGCAATTCACCAAGAAAATGGAGGGCACGGAGAAGCAGTGAATGCAGGGATCCGTCAAGCTACAGGACTTTACTTTAAGGTAGTCGACAGCGATGATTGGGTTGATATAAGAGCATATTTGAAAATCTTAAATACATTAAAAGAATTAGTAGTAGAATCAAAATCGGTTGATATGATTATTAGTAATTTCGTTTATGAAAAAGAAGGTTCAACCTATAAAAAGGTAATGAAATACGATAATGTGCTTCCTGAAGGGACTATTTTTACCTGGGATGACATAAAGCAATTCCGCAGAGGACAGTATCTCTTAATGCATTCAGTGATATATAGAACTCAGTTACTCTGGGAGTGTGGACTCGAACTTCCGAAACATACTTTTTATGTTGATAATCTATACGTATATACACCATTTAAACATGTTAAGAAAATAATCTATATCAACGTTGACTTTTATAGATACTTTATAGGTAGGGAAGATCAGTCTGTTCAAGAGAGTATCATGATCAAAAGAATAGACCAGCAGATTAAAGTCAACAAAATGATGATTGATCATATAGACTTAGATTCAATCACAAGCCCAAAGCTTCGTAACTATATGCTTAGACATTTGGAAATTGTCACAGTCGTTTCGGCTATTCTGCTGATACGGTCTGGAACTGCTGAAAACCTTATAAAGAAAAAAGAGCTATGGAACTATATTAAAAATAGAGATCTAGAGTTATACCACGATCTCAGATACGGTATGATGGGAAGGTTAATAAATTTACCAGGACGTGCAGGGCGAAGTGTTTCTGTTGGTGCATATAAGATAACACAAAAATTAGTAGGGTTTAATTAA